From Acinetobacter sp. ASP199, the proteins below share one genomic window:
- the hisC gene encoding histidinol-phosphate transaminase: MSFVPANQGISKLKPYQPGKPISELERELGITDIVKLASNENPLGCSDKVKEAVAAELAEIGRYPDGGGFILKDQIKAQFGFNHDQVTLGNGSNDLLEMFARAFVSEKDSVIYSQHAFAVYELVTQAIHAEAIEVPAKGFSHDLEAMAAAVKDNTKLIFIANPNNPTGTWFEESEFEAFMQKIPANVIVVLDEAYVEYFPENFNSLKFLNQYPNLIVSRTLSKCYGLAALRVGFALASVEVTDYLNRIRQPFNVNHLAMVAAVAALKDEAFIEKSREVNKVGMAQLEAGFKALGLNYVPSRANFILVDVQADPAETFNKLLKEGVIVRPVGIANHLRVSIGTEAENAKFLAALAKVLGLEAKA; this comes from the coding sequence ATGTCGTTTGTGCCAGCCAATCAAGGCATCTCAAAGTTAAAACCATACCAGCCAGGTAAGCCAATCAGTGAGCTTGAACGTGAGTTAGGGATCACAGATATCGTAAAACTGGCTTCAAATGAAAACCCGTTGGGCTGTTCAGATAAAGTTAAAGAAGCAGTTGCTGCAGAACTGGCGGAAATTGGTCGTTATCCTGATGGTGGTGGTTTTATCCTGAAAGACCAGATCAAGGCACAGTTTGGCTTTAATCATGACCAGGTTACTTTGGGGAATGGTTCAAACGACTTGCTGGAAATGTTTGCCCGTGCATTCGTTTCTGAAAAAGATTCCGTGATTTACAGCCAGCATGCATTCGCAGTATACGAACTGGTAACTCAAGCAATTCATGCTGAAGCGATTGAAGTACCAGCAAAAGGCTTCTCGCATGATCTTGAAGCCATGGCTGCTGCAGTAAAAGACAATACCAAGCTGATCTTTATTGCCAATCCGAATAACCCGACAGGCACCTGGTTCGAAGAATCTGAATTTGAAGCATTCATGCAGAAAATTCCTGCGAACGTGATCGTAGTTCTGGATGAAGCGTATGTGGAATATTTCCCGGAAAACTTCAACAGCCTGAAATTCTTAAACCAGTATCCAAACCTGATTGTTAGCCGTACTTTGTCTAAATGTTATGGCCTGGCTGCATTGCGTGTTGGTTTCGCATTGGCGTCTGTAGAAGTGACTGATTACCTGAACCGTATCCGTCAGCCATTCAACGTTAACCATTTAGCGATGGTGGCTGCAGTTGCTGCGCTGAAAGATGAAGCATTCATCGAGAAATCTCGTGAAGTGAATAAAGTGGGTATGGCTCAGCTTGAAGCTGGTTTTAAAGCGCTGGGCTTAAATTATGTGCCTTCACGTGCCAACTTCATTCTGGTGGATGTACAGGCTGATCCAGCGGAAACATTTAACAAGTTGCTGAAAGAAGGTGTAATCGTACGTCCAGTGGGTATTGCTAACCACCTGCGCGTATCGATTGGTACTGAAGCTGAAAATGCAAAATTCCTTGCTGCACTCGCTAAAGTACTCGGCTTAGAGGCGAAAGCTTAA
- the pheA gene encoding prephenate dehydratase — protein sequence MINDDQNTTTSLDLAKIREDIDSVDQQIQQLINRRARLAEAVAKAKFASEENPLFYRPEREAQVLRNVMERNEGPLSDTTMARLFREIMSACLALEAPQSIAFLGPVGTYTHSAVLKHFGHDAVVRPLPTIDEVFREVEAGSAHYGLVPVENSSEGVVNHTLDCFKTSHLNVIGEVELPIHHQFLISANTRKDSIKQIYAHQQTLAQCRKWLDAHYPGVERVALSSNAEAARRIQNEWHSAAIASEIAANIYNLEIMHSNIEDNPENTTRFLVIGREKVPQSGNDKTSLLVSAHDRAGALLEILAPFAKHNISLTSIETRPALPEKWAYVFFIDLEGHIDQEHVKAAIEEIRPLVKEVRVLGSYPQAVL from the coding sequence ATGATCAACGACGATCAAAACACTACGACTTCTCTTGATTTGGCTAAGATTCGTGAAGATATCGATTCAGTTGATCAGCAAATTCAGCAACTTATCAATCGCCGTGCGCGTTTGGCAGAAGCTGTAGCGAAAGCAAAGTTTGCTTCGGAAGAGAATCCACTGTTTTACCGTCCTGAACGTGAAGCGCAGGTTTTGCGTAATGTTATGGAACGCAATGAGGGACCATTGTCAGATACGACTATGGCACGTTTGTTCCGTGAAATCATGTCAGCATGTTTGGCGCTCGAAGCTCCACAAAGTATTGCTTTCTTGGGGCCTGTGGGTACCTATACTCATTCAGCAGTATTGAAACATTTTGGACATGATGCTGTGGTTCGTCCATTGCCAACTATTGATGAAGTGTTCCGTGAGGTAGAAGCAGGCAGTGCACATTATGGTCTAGTACCCGTTGAAAACTCGTCTGAAGGTGTGGTGAACCATACTTTAGACTGTTTCAAAACTTCACATCTCAATGTGATTGGTGAAGTGGAATTACCAATTCATCACCAGTTCCTGATTTCTGCAAATACACGTAAAGACAGTATCAAGCAGATTTATGCGCATCAGCAAACTTTGGCACAATGCCGTAAATGGTTAGATGCTCATTATCCAGGTGTTGAACGTGTCGCACTGAGTTCAAATGCCGAAGCAGCACGCCGTATTCAGAATGAATGGCATTCTGCTGCAATTGCCTCTGAAATTGCTGCGAACATCTATAACCTTGAGATTATGCATAGCAATATCGAGGACAATCCGGAAAATACCACACGTTTCCTGGTGATTGGTCGCGAGAAAGTACCACAAAGCGGTAATGACAAAACTTCACTACTGGTATCAGCGCATGACCGTGCAGGTGCATTGCTTGAGATTCTTGCACCATTTGCCAAGCACAACATTAGTCTAACAAGTATTGAAACTCGTCCAGCACTTCCTGAAAAATGGGCTTATGTGTTCTTTATCGATCTGGAAGGCCATATCGATCAGGAACATGTCAAAGCTGCAATCGAAGAAATTCGCCCATTGGTGAAAGAAGTTCGCGTATTGGGTTCATATCCTCAAGCTGTACTTTAA